Genomic window (Thermococcus sp. EP1):
CGCTTTCAATTATCCTTCCTCCTGCCTCTTCAAGGAGTCCTTTCAGTCTCTCCAAAGGAAGGTAGTGAAGATCATCCTTTTCACCAAAGAGTGCCTCGAAAATCTCTTCTCTCAAGTTGTACATCCTCAAATGGGCTTCCTGTGCTTGGTTTTTAGATATTGGTAAAGTTTCCGCTATGAAAACCTTTTCCGACACACGGAACATCTCGGCAAAGACTTTAATCATTGTTTCCTCGTTCTTCAGGCTTCTCACACCGTGGATAAGCACAGCTAGGTCAAAGCTCTTAAAAGGAAACGGAAGCTCTCTAGCGTCCACCTTTAAAGGGATTATGCGATGCCTTAGCCCTGCTGAAGATGTTATTTCCTCAAAAAAGTGCCACCTCGAGATGTCTACGGCTACAACACGGCCGGTTTCTCCAACTAGGTAAGCCAAAGGAACTGTCGTAATTGCATGAGCACCACAGCCAACCTCAAGGACGTTCATGCCCTCCCGAATAGGTGCAAATCTGAGAATTCTAAA
Coding sequences:
- a CDS encoding class I SAM-dependent methyltransferase, producing MFINEENFKKDVLSKIPLRNEPPLPEDWLHIEMLERFRILRFAPIREGMNVLEVGCGAHAITTVPLAYLVGETGRVVAVDISRWHFFEEITSSAGLRHRIIPLKVDARELPFPFKSFDLAVLIHGVRSLKNEETMIKVFAEMFRVSEKVFIAETLPISKNQAQEAHLRMYNLREEIFEALFGEKDDLHYLPLERLKGLLEEAGGRIIESGVFEPNLPHYLAYIPRDYVAQIADKRKRAELLEKWDKAYEKWKKGAEHPPVGWIIAGK